The segment AAATAGGATCTTCTGATTTTtgttcgacagatttcgcatgGTGATGGTGATTTTTGTGCATAAGCATGATCGAATCCGGTTAAACTGATGATTAAATGTAAGATATGCTTCAATATAGGCTTTTCTTTTAAATATCTATAAAAATATTTGAGCTGtactccaaaatttttatttactatttCATAGAAGCTTGAAATTGCTTACCGGTGTTCGATCTAAAATAAGAAAGAATGAAGTGTTGTTCGTCTTTCATAAAGCAAGATtatatatttcaaacaaaatcaaactgGTAAAATTTTACTATCGTTTTATTAATGAAGTGATTGGCGAATCATTCGTTATTTTCATATACGAGTTCGTCGCTATTTAATGTCTAATATTCAGTTTAGTTCACGATTAGGTAAATATGGATAAAACTgtaatttcaaaacaaaacaaaaatacagtCTAAACTGAAACATTGCACCCAGCAAAACCGAGTAcacaaaaattttccattttacaTAATCTTCATTTGAATGATTTGGATTTTACACCGGTAAACTACACTTTCATCTTTTGTTTCTTTCTCAAATACATATTAAATGTGAAACGCAAGGGCGAGTAAAAACAGATAATACAAGTCTACCTTAGTTACAAGTATTTTCTAACCTAGGAATGCAGTTCTTAgcgttttaaaattttaacgcgccaccCAAACCGGAAAGCAGCAATGAATCGAGAGCTTTCTGTACTTTGGGGTCATGTAGCAGTTTCGGTGTAGCGCTGGCAATCGGTGCAACAGAACTGGCCGAAGCCGAAGCCGAAGCAGTGCCCAGATTTGCGGCAGCGCTATTAATGGAAGCTACCGACGCCACCGTAAGTCCTCCGAACGAGGAAAATCCGCCACTACTGGTCGTTCGTACTTCCGGCTCGGGTTCCACCGGTTTCGGTTTGGGCGCAATAATGGAAGGTTTGTTGAGAATGTCCATTATTTTTCGCTGTAAATCTTTTTCACTTTCCTCTTTTGATTTCGCAGTCATCAACTGATTTGCGCTGACGGAATCCATGTCCTCGCCGAGCTCATATTTGACTTGCATTTCTTTACGCTGATTCAGATATTTAATAAGTCGATCGTACTGGAGTACTGTCAGTTGGCGATTGGCTGCCAGAAGATTGATCATATTCTGAATGGGTTCCGGATGCTTGTCCTGCAGGGGCGGGGCATTATACATCATGTGAGACGGATTGTTTGCGGATTGcggattagattgcatcattgCACTTCGATATTTGACCAATTTTTCTCGTTCGGCTCGAAGTTTCTCTTCATAATCTTTGCAAATAAACATAATTGCATCTTCTGTCGGCATGTTGCGGTGCTCCGCCGGAACTCCGTATAAGACATTTACCGTTATGCTGTTACGTTCCTCATTTTCAGGAGTTATCAAAATGGCATAATAACTGCCACGCGACGCAATGTTAGATAAAACCTTTCCTATTGGGACATCATCGTTTGGGAAGAGCAAATCTACCGTTAATCCGTTTCTCTTCAGTCTGGCTTCAATATTTTCTGCGTATGTTCTATAAATAAAGTGACATATGTATAACATATTATCTAATAAATAATTTGATGACCTACGTCAAATCTCTTGAAACAACGATAATCTCACAGTCATTGCTTTCCGGTTGCTGCATCGGTACTCCTCCTCCTGGATGTCCTCGCATCATCGGGTCTGGATAACCGCCCATGTCCATCCCGGGATATGCACCGCGATATGCTCCACGGGGGGGAAAAGATTCAGGATAGCCACGATTTCCGTCAATTGGAGATCGATCACGAACCATTTGACCATCCGGCCCGCCTGCAGCACCTCGAGGAAGAAGCCCTTTTTTCGCTCGGTTATCATTCGCTATCTTCACCGTCAGTTTGCGTccttttaacgatttaccattGAGACCTGTTATTGCTTTCTTAGCAGCCTCTTCGGAAGGAAACTGTACAAACCCGTAACCACGCAGCAAGTTTAGATCCGTATACGGCTCGTAATCCTTGAAAAGTTCTTCCATGTCTTGCCGGGTTGCTTGCTCACCAAGGCCACCAATGTAAACACGAGAAATAACAGGTTCTGGAACGATACTCGCTGCCATGATTGAATTGAAAACTTTCCGGGAATGATAGCTAAACGAAAAATTTTATATTACGTCGACCGTAGCTTAATAATAAACTTAACAAACACCCAAGCAGTTAAAACTTCGCTGCTGGCTTTTTATCTTAATTTCAAGTTTTGACGTTTCGTTTATGACACCAATCCATAAACAAATTTCATTTCACGCTGTTCCGCACGCCGGCGTCATAAATGGCATGAACGTCATAAACAGGGGTGGCACCAAGCGGTTTCCAGCAGGGTtgagaaattgtcaaaattttgtggACCGAacccagcggggtgctatcctcgGTTCTATCCCcgatccctgtcacgacagctgtcagctgaagccgtCTCCGATAGTGGCGgtaatttcggtgatcgtcaagggtaacccagcgggggtgaaaaacaaatttcaaca is part of the Sabethes cyaneus chromosome 2, idSabCyanKW18_F2, whole genome shotgun sequence genome and harbors:
- the LOC128735533 gene encoding nuclear receptor coactivator 5, encoding MAASIVPEPVISRVYIGGLGEQATRQDMEELFKDYEPYTDLNLLRGYGFVQFPSEEAAKKAITGLNGKSLKGRKLTVKIANDNRAKKGLLPRGAAGGPDGQMVRDRSPIDGNRGYPESFPPRGAYRGAYPGMDMGGYPDPMMRGHPGGGVPMQQPESNDCEIIVVSRDLTTYAENIEARLKRNGLTVDLLFPNDDVPIGKVLSNIASRGSYYAILITPENEERNSITVNVLYGVPAEHRNMPTEDAIMFICKDYEEKLRAEREKLVKYRSAMMQSNPQSANNPSHMMYNAPPLQDKHPEPIQNMINLLAANRQLTVLQYDRLIKYLNQRKEMQVKYELGEDMDSVSANQLMTAKSKEESEKDLQRKIMDILNKPSIIAPKPKPVEPEPEVRTTSSGGFSSFGGLTVASVASINSAAANLGTASASASASSVAPIASATPKLLHDPKVQKALDSLLLSGLGGALKF